The following proteins are co-located in the Bos indicus isolate NIAB-ARS_2022 breed Sahiwal x Tharparkar chromosome 8, NIAB-ARS_B.indTharparkar_mat_pri_1.0, whole genome shotgun sequence genome:
- the FAM221B gene encoding protein FAM221B isoform X2: MEADKVTEEPHTTLDAEESLSSKDPSPEDSQEPPIPESPLEPAVSETLLESLASESPVLPSTSQTSLDIHTSEAPVEPSTSTTPLEHSASEVPLETLTPETQLETHIPKVLDQQLAFQTSSLGHASPDNPEEDFSESSSSESSWAKRSIHTSEFEGFPRHSLSGSPSQVYLDTSTKVKEEEEEGEKEMDVADSNTHAAQPEHRLGKKGKKGVSRYTIHPVVPAKQADLVGVAKAMHREKFGTQVNYLFQWEKDAALNAIQTGLYIGWRCPHYLWDCFRIGDESKCFCGHLLREHQIISDISVPCNMGQCRCLMFCFIPSRPEEVGEFWLKRRATFDPRSWRAQCRCKHSHEDHTATGSHSCRVKGCCCSCFESNFLCAACDRRWEEHETFFETEETRRRGGRPHGTDTVDTWRRPL, encoded by the exons ATGGAAGCAGACAAGGTCACAGAAGAGCCTCATACCACCTTGGATGCAGAAGAGAGCCTTTCTTCAAAGGACCCCTCTCCTGAGGACTCACAGGAGCCCCCTATCCCTGAAAGCCCCTTAGAGCCCGCCGTCTCTGAAACCCTGTTAGAGTCCCTTGCCTCTGAATCTCCTGTGTTGCCCTCCACTTCCCAGACCTCTTTAGACATCCACACCTCTGAAGCCCCTGTAGAGCCTTCCACCTCTACCACCCCTTTAGAACACTCTGCCTCTGAAGTCCCTTTGGAGACCCTTACCCCTGAGACCCAGTTGGAAACCCACATCCCCAAAGTCCTAGATCAACAACTTGCTTTTCAGACTTCGTCACTAGGCCATGCCTCCCCTGATAATCCAGAGGAAGATTTCTCTGAGTCTTCCTCCAGCGAGAGCTCATGGGCAAAGAGGTCCATCCACACCTCTGAATTTGAAGGCTTTCCAAGGCACTCCCTTTCAGGCTCTCCATCCCAGGTCTACTTGGACACATCTACAAAagtgaaggaagaggaagaagagggcgAGAAAGAGATGGATGTCGCTGACAGTAATACTCACGCAGCTCAGCCTGAACACCGGCTGGgcaagaaggggaagaaaggagtCAGCC GTTACACCATCCACCCAGTGGTCCCTGCTAAACAGGCAGACCTGGTGGGTGTGGCTAAGGCAATGCACAGAGAGAAGTTTGGTACGCAAGTGAATTATCTTTTCCAATGGGAGAAGGATGCAGCCCTGAATGCCATCCAAACAG GTCTCTATATTGGCTGGCGCTGCCCCCATTATCTATGGGACTGTTTCCGAATTGGGGATGAGTCCAAGTGCTTTTGTGGACACTTGCTGAGAGAGCACCAGATCATCTCAG ACATATCCGTGCCCTGCAACATGGGCCAGTGCCGCTGCCTCATGTTCTGCTTCATCCCCTCACGCCCAGAGGAGGTGGGTGAGTTCTGGCTCAAGAGACGGGCCACTTTTGACCCCAGGTCTTGGAGGGCCCAATGTCGCTGCAAACACAGCCATGAAGACCACACAGCTACTGGGTCCCATTCCTGCAGGGTCAAAG GCTGTTGCTGCAGCTGCTTTGAGTCTAATTTCCTCTGTGCGGCCTGTGACCGGCGCTGGGAGGAACATGAGACTTTCTTTGAGACTGAGGAGACCCGGCGGCGAGGAGGGAGGCCACACG GGACAGACACTGTCGACACCTGGCGCAGGCCTCTGTGA
- the FAM221B gene encoding protein FAM221B isoform X1, with protein sequence MEADKVTEEPHTTLDAEESLSSKDPSPEDSQEPPIPESPLEPAVSETLLESLASESPVLPSTSQTSLDIHTSEAPVEPSTSTTPLEHSASEVPLETLTPETQLETHIPKVLDQQLAFQTSSLGHASPDNPEEDFSESSSSESSWAKRSIHTSEFEGFPRHSLSGSPSQVYLDTSTKVKEEEEEGEKEMDVADSNTHAAQPEHRLGKKGKKGVSRYTIHPVVPAKQADLVGVAKAMHREKFGTQVNYLFQWEKDAALNAIQTGLYIGWRCPHYLWDCFRIGDESKCFCGHLLREHQIISDISVPCNMGQCRCLMFCFIPSRPEEVGEFWLKRRATFDPRSWRAQCRCKHSHEDHTATGSHSCRVKGCCCSCFESNFLCAACDRRWEEHETFFETEETRRRGGRPHGADYVPFAEMPTLQEAIINHSDFEALQKQGLSGHPSSYPSPPGLPSPRDVQPGPPSKPRI encoded by the exons ATGGAAGCAGACAAGGTCACAGAAGAGCCTCATACCACCTTGGATGCAGAAGAGAGCCTTTCTTCAAAGGACCCCTCTCCTGAGGACTCACAGGAGCCCCCTATCCCTGAAAGCCCCTTAGAGCCCGCCGTCTCTGAAACCCTGTTAGAGTCCCTTGCCTCTGAATCTCCTGTGTTGCCCTCCACTTCCCAGACCTCTTTAGACATCCACACCTCTGAAGCCCCTGTAGAGCCTTCCACCTCTACCACCCCTTTAGAACACTCTGCCTCTGAAGTCCCTTTGGAGACCCTTACCCCTGAGACCCAGTTGGAAACCCACATCCCCAAAGTCCTAGATCAACAACTTGCTTTTCAGACTTCGTCACTAGGCCATGCCTCCCCTGATAATCCAGAGGAAGATTTCTCTGAGTCTTCCTCCAGCGAGAGCTCATGGGCAAAGAGGTCCATCCACACCTCTGAATTTGAAGGCTTTCCAAGGCACTCCCTTTCAGGCTCTCCATCCCAGGTCTACTTGGACACATCTACAAAagtgaaggaagaggaagaagagggcgAGAAAGAGATGGATGTCGCTGACAGTAATACTCACGCAGCTCAGCCTGAACACCGGCTGGgcaagaaggggaagaaaggagtCAGCC GTTACACCATCCACCCAGTGGTCCCTGCTAAACAGGCAGACCTGGTGGGTGTGGCTAAGGCAATGCACAGAGAGAAGTTTGGTACGCAAGTGAATTATCTTTTCCAATGGGAGAAGGATGCAGCCCTGAATGCCATCCAAACAG GTCTCTATATTGGCTGGCGCTGCCCCCATTATCTATGGGACTGTTTCCGAATTGGGGATGAGTCCAAGTGCTTTTGTGGACACTTGCTGAGAGAGCACCAGATCATCTCAG ACATATCCGTGCCCTGCAACATGGGCCAGTGCCGCTGCCTCATGTTCTGCTTCATCCCCTCACGCCCAGAGGAGGTGGGTGAGTTCTGGCTCAAGAGACGGGCCACTTTTGACCCCAGGTCTTGGAGGGCCCAATGTCGCTGCAAACACAGCCATGAAGACCACACAGCTACTGGGTCCCATTCCTGCAGGGTCAAAG GCTGTTGCTGCAGCTGCTTTGAGTCTAATTTCCTCTGTGCGGCCTGTGACCGGCGCTGGGAGGAACATGAGACTTTCTTTGAGACTGAGGAGACCCGGCGGCGAGGAGGGAGGCCACACG GAGCAGACTATGTGCCTTTTGCAGAGATGCCTACCCTCCAAGAAGCCATCATCAACCACTCTGACTTCGAGGCCCTCCAGAAGCAGGGGCTCTCTGGCCATCCCAGCTCTTACCCTAGTCCCCCAGGGCTCCCTAGCCCACGCGATGTCCAGCCTGGCCCTCCATCTAAGCCCCGTATCTGA
- the TMEM8B gene encoding transmembrane protein 8B isoform X5: MAQPLSRPLVLSRSGPWPPTPPSPRFPNRFQFPPGSQRMPRSRFQLRRPLQSLTWAPSQSLALLHLFPHIPARPLCQPHSQNLLKPGSQRLPLFEPPSQPLLPSHPLPLHKSLCPAQPNSLSPSVPSSLCLPKSLPLPTSHSHTPPLYQPRLRSGLQLPSALLLLLLLSVLGPGAGGLFLTDYSTCSPRKLSPFRSFASTELFHFHVPEDTFLAVWNLIIFKEQGGTFGDHCPDQSVTVYFRSGAPPVINPLHTHFPGDTAVPGVFSLTLSWTLPNRTSGIFNVSSPLPGDWFLAAHLPQAHGHISVKGLQDECQYLLQPQLIVRRLLDVAVLVPGRPSEQTLSAHNRSALYKVFVPSFTYRVSAQLVCVGGRGASACPLTLRLRPKAPPLHNSSSVACGGASVCQLELALPPWGHWVYVRVETPSRGPGRTVRFQLCMWLQECPQPSLSRALVPGAAMNMPQSLGNQPLPPEPPSLRTPAEGPGATSPPEHCWPVRPTLRNELDTFSVHFYIFFGPSVALPPERPAVFALRLLPVLDSGGVLSLELQLNVSSLRQENVTVFGCLTHEVPLSLGDAAVTCSKESLAGFLLTVSAASRVARLRIPFPQTGTWFLTLRSLCGVGPRFVRCRNATAEVRLRTFLSPCVDDCGPYGQCKLLRTHNYLYAACECKAGWRGWGCTDSADALTYGFQLLSTLLLCLSNLMFLPPVVLAIRSRYVLEAAVYTFTMFFSTFYHACDQPGIVVFCIMDYDVLQFCDFLGSLMSVWVTVIAMARLQPVVKQHPHHPGPAPGDLFL, from the exons aTGGCTCAGCCCTTGTCCCGGCCCCTTGTCCTATCCCGTTCTGGGCCTTGGCCCCCGACCCCGCCCTCGCCCCGCTTCCCAAATCGGTTCCAGTTCCCGCCTGGGTCCCAGCGAATGCCCAGATCCAGGTTCCAGCTCAGGCGCCCCCTCCAGTCCCTGACCTGGGCCCCATCCCAGTCCCTGGCCCTGTTGCACCTCTTTCCCCATATCCCAGCCCGGCCCCTGTGCCAACCCCATTCTCAAAATTTGCTTAAGCCCGGGTCCCAACGCCTGCCCTTGTTCGAGCCCCCATCACAGCCCCTCCTTCCATCACACCCCCTACCCTTGCATAAGTCCCTGTGTCCAGCCCAGCCCAACTCTTTATCCCCGTCTGTGCCCTCATCTCTGTGTTTACCCAAGTCTCTCCCACTGCCCACCTCTCACTCTCATACCCCGCCCCTCTACCAGCCTCGACTCAGGTCTGGGCTCCAGCTGCCGTCAGccttactgctgctgttgctgttgtctGTCCTTGGCCCAGGGGCTG GAGGCCTCTTCCTGACTGACTACTCCACCTGCTCACCCCGCAAGCTGAGTCCCTTCCGCTCCTTTGCCAGCACCGAGCTCTTCCATTTCCATGTGCCTGAAGACACGTTCCTGGCTGTGTGGAATCTCATCATCTTCAAAGAGCAGGGAGGGACCTTTGGGGACCACTGCCCAGACCAAAGTGTGACCGT GTATTTCCGGTCTGGGGCACCCCCTGTCATCAATCCCCTACACACACACTTCCCAGGGGACACAGCTGTGCCTGGGGTTTTCTCACTGACTCTCAGCTGGACACTGCCCAACCGCACCTCTGGCATCTTTAACGTCAGCAGCCCCTTACCTGGGGACTGGTTCTTGGCTGCCCACCTTCCCCAGGCCCATGGCCACATCTCTGTCAAG GGTCTCCAGGATGAGTGTCAGTACCTCCTCCAGCCACAGCTGATTGTCCGGCGTCTGCTGGACGTGGCCGTGCTGGTGCCTGGGAGACCCTCCGAGCAGACCCTCTCCGCCCACAATCGCTCAGCCCTGTACAA GGTCTTCGTGCCCAGCTTCACTTACAGAGTTTCAGCAcagctggtgtgtgtggggggccgTGGGGCATCCGCCTGCCCCCTGACACTGCGCCTACGTCCCAAGGCCCCACCCCTGCACAACTCAAGCTCTGTGGCCTGTGGAGGAGCCTCGGTATGCCAGCTGGAGCTGGCACTGCCCCCTTGGGGGCACTGGGTCTACGTGCGTGTGGAGACACCATCCCGGGGCCCTGGCAGGACCGTCCGCTTCCAGCTGTGCATGTGGCTGCAAG AGTGCCCACAGCCCAGCCTGTCCCGTGCCCTGGTCCCTggagctgctatgaacatgccCCAGTCACTGGGCAACCAGCCGCTGCCCCCAGAGCCACCATCCCTCAGGACCCCTGCCGAGGGGCCTGGGGCCACATCCCCACCTGAGCACTGCTGGCCGGTACGCCCGACGCTGCGCAATGAACTGGACACCTTCTCCGTCCACTTCTACATCTTCTTTGGCCCCAGCGTGGCCCTCCCTCCTGAGCGCCCGGCCGTGTTTGCCCTGAGGCTGCTGCCAGTGCTGGACAGCGGAGGTGTGCTCAGCCTGGAGCTCCAGCTCAACGTG AGCTCCCTGCGCCAAGAAAATGTGACAGTGTTTGGATGCCTGACTCATGAGGTGCCCTTGAGCCTGGGGGATGCCGCAGTGACCTGTTCCAAAG AGTCCCTGGCCGGCTTCCTGCTCACGGTCAGTGCCGCCTCCAGAGTGGCCAGGCTGAGAATCCCGTTTCCGCAGACGGGGACCTGGTTCCTTACCTTGCGCTCCCTGTGTGGGGTGGGGCCTCG GTTCGTGCGATGCCGAAACGCGACCGCGGAGGTGCGGCTGCGAACTTTCCTGTCCCCGTGTGTAGATGACTGCGGGCCCTATGGCCAGTGCAAGCTGCTGCGCACGCACAACTACCTGTACGCGGCCTGCGAGTGCAAGGCCG GATGGCGGGGCTGGGGCTGCACGGACAGTGCGGACGCGCTCACCTACGGGTTCCAGCTGCTGTCCACACTACTGCTCTGCCTGAGCAACCTCATGTTTTTGCCACCCGTGGTCCTGGCCATTCGGAGCCGATATGTGCTGGAAGCGGCTGTCTATACCTTCACCATGTTCTTCTCCACG